The Streptomyces sp. NBC_01197 genome window below encodes:
- the pstS gene encoding phosphate ABC transporter substrate-binding protein PstS, producing the protein MKLQQRKTRLRAAALGALAVSGALVLTACGSDNNSGSTGGTGTKTNAASNVKCDGAKGQLRASGSSAQKNAMDLWAKGYMAACSGVDINYKSSSSGEGIVAFNQGTVGYAGSDSPLKPAEVADSKKVCSGGRGIDLPMVGGPIAVGYHLEGVDNLVLDGPTLAKIFSAKIKTWDDPAIKKLNPGAKLPSKAIQPFHRAEDSGTTENLSKYLTAAAPGDWKYPVGKSWPAPGGQAAAGSAGVSQQVKQVDGSIGYFELSYATSQKISTVKIDTGASSPAEATSENASKAIAAAKVVGTGSDLSLKLDYTTKADGAYPIVLVTYEIVCDKGNKADTLGTVKSFLNYTASDDGQKQLSTAGYAPIPAEINAKVRKTLATIS; encoded by the coding sequence GTGAAGCTTCAGCAGCGCAAGACCCGGCTTCGCGCCGCCGCGCTCGGCGCCCTCGCCGTATCCGGCGCCCTGGTCCTCACGGCGTGCGGTTCGGACAACAACAGCGGCTCGACCGGCGGCACCGGCACCAAGACGAACGCCGCCTCCAACGTCAAGTGCGACGGTGCGAAGGGGCAGCTGCGCGCCTCCGGTTCGAGCGCGCAGAAGAACGCGATGGACCTGTGGGCCAAGGGCTACATGGCCGCCTGCTCCGGCGTCGACATCAACTACAAGTCGTCCTCGTCCGGTGAGGGCATCGTCGCCTTCAACCAGGGCACGGTCGGCTACGCCGGTTCGGACTCGCCGCTGAAGCCCGCCGAGGTGGCGGACTCCAAGAAGGTCTGCAGCGGCGGCCGTGGCATCGACCTCCCGATGGTCGGCGGCCCCATCGCGGTCGGCTACCACCTGGAGGGCGTCGACAACCTGGTCCTCGACGGCCCCACCCTGGCGAAGATCTTCTCCGCGAAGATCAAGACCTGGGACGACCCGGCGATCAAGAAGCTCAACCCCGGCGCGAAGCTGCCGTCCAAGGCGATCCAGCCCTTCCACCGCGCCGAGGACTCCGGCACCACGGAGAACCTCAGCAAGTACCTGACCGCGGCGGCCCCCGGCGACTGGAAGTACCCGGTCGGCAAGTCGTGGCCCGCGCCCGGCGGCCAGGCCGCGGCCGGTTCGGCCGGTGTCTCCCAGCAGGTGAAGCAGGTCGACGGCTCGATCGGCTACTTCGAGCTCTCGTACGCCACCTCGCAGAAGATCTCCACGGTCAAGATCGACACGGGCGCCAGCTCCCCCGCCGAAGCCACCTCCGAGAACGCCTCCAAGGCCATCGCGGCCGCCAAGGTGGTCGGCACCGGCTCCGACCTGTCGCTCAAGCTCGACTACACCACCAAGGCCGACGGCGCCTACCCGATCGTCCTGGTGACGTACGAGATCGTCTGCGACAAGGGCAACAAGGCCGACACCCTCGGCACCGTCAAGTCCTTCCTGAACTACACCGCGAGCGACGACGGCCAGAAGCAGCTCTCGACCGCCGGCTACGCGCCGATCCCGGCCGAGATCAACGCCAAGGTCCGCAAGACGCTCGCCACGATCTCCTAG
- a CDS encoding metal-sensitive transcriptional regulator, whose translation MTTTEAAGAPDRTAQEPGTVPVVHGYHKQKDEHLKRLRRIEGQIRGLQRLVDEDVYCIDILTQVSASTKALQSFALQLLEEHLRHCVADAAVRGGEEVDAKVEEATKAIARLLRT comes from the coding sequence ATGACAACCACCGAGGCGGCCGGCGCGCCCGACCGTACGGCCCAGGAGCCGGGCACCGTGCCCGTCGTACACGGCTACCACAAGCAGAAGGACGAACACCTCAAGCGGCTGCGCCGGATCGAGGGCCAGATCCGCGGGTTGCAGCGGCTCGTGGACGAGGACGTCTACTGCATCGACATACTCACCCAGGTATCGGCTTCCACCAAGGCCCTGCAGTCCTTCGCGCTCCAGCTCCTGGAGGAGCACCTGCGGCACTGCGTGGCGGACGCCGCGGTCCGCGGCGGCGAGGAGGTCGACGCGAAGGTCGAGGAAGCCACCAAGGCGATCGCCCGGCTGCTGCGCACCTGA
- the pstB gene encoding phosphate ABC transporter ATP-binding protein PstB has translation MAKRIDISGLTAYYSSHKAIEDISMTVEPRSVTAFIGPSGCGKSTFLRTLNRMHEVTPGGRVEGKVMLDDENLYGSHVDPVAVRRTVGMVFQRPNPFPTMSIFDNVAAGLRLNGSYRKSELNDIVEKSLKGANLWNEVKDRLNKPGSGLSGGQQQRLCIARAIAVEPQVLLMDEPCSALDPISTLAIEDLVGELKERFTIVIVTHNMQQAARVSDRTAFFNLSAVGKPGRLIEIDETERIFSNPSVQATEDYISGRFG, from the coding sequence ATGGCCAAGCGAATCGACATCAGCGGCCTGACCGCCTACTACAGCTCCCACAAGGCCATCGAGGACATCTCGATGACCGTGGAACCCCGCTCGGTGACCGCCTTCATCGGCCCGTCCGGCTGCGGCAAGTCGACCTTCCTGCGGACCCTCAACCGGATGCACGAGGTCACCCCGGGCGGCCGCGTCGAGGGCAAGGTGATGCTGGACGACGAGAACCTGTACGGGAGCCACGTCGACCCCGTCGCCGTACGCCGTACGGTCGGCATGGTCTTCCAGCGCCCGAACCCCTTCCCGACCATGTCGATCTTCGACAACGTCGCGGCGGGCCTGCGCCTGAACGGCTCGTACCGCAAGAGCGAGCTGAACGACATCGTCGAGAAGTCACTCAAGGGCGCGAACCTCTGGAACGAGGTCAAGGACCGCCTCAACAAGCCCGGTTCCGGGCTCTCCGGCGGCCAGCAGCAGCGGCTCTGCATCGCCCGCGCCATCGCGGTCGAACCGCAGGTCCTGCTGATGGACGAGCCGTGCTCCGCGCTCGACCCGATCTCCACCCTCGCCATCGAGGACCTGGTCGGTGAGCTGAAGGAGCGCTTCACGATCGTCATCGTGACGCACAACATGCAGCAGGCGGCGCGCGTCTCGGACCGCACGGCCTTCTTCAACCTCTCGGCGGTGGGCAAGCCGGGCCGGCTCATCGAGATCGACGAGACCGAACGGATCTTCTCGAACCCGTCAGTCCAGGCGACCGAGGACTACATCTCGGGGCGCTTCGGATAG
- a CDS encoding NUDIX hydrolase — protein sequence MTSDAEVPVRAAGCVLWRRARAGGLEICLVHRPKYDDWSHPKGKLKPGEDPLAAALREVHEETGHDCAPGARLPTVRYRANGRPKEVSYWAAEATAGEFTPNSEVDRVLWLPPAAARARLAQQRDRDLLDALLNVSGPAGKEPA from the coding sequence ATGACGAGTGACGCGGAGGTTCCCGTCCGGGCGGCGGGGTGCGTGCTCTGGCGCCGCGCCCGGGCCGGCGGCCTGGAGATCTGCCTGGTCCACCGGCCGAAGTACGACGACTGGTCGCACCCGAAGGGCAAGCTGAAACCGGGCGAGGACCCCCTGGCCGCCGCACTGCGCGAGGTCCACGAGGAGACCGGCCACGACTGCGCCCCCGGCGCCCGCCTTCCCACCGTGCGATACCGGGCGAACGGCCGCCCCAAGGAGGTCAGTTACTGGGCCGCCGAGGCGACGGCCGGAGAATTCACCCCGAACAGCGAGGTGGACCGGGTGCTGTGGCTCCCCCCGGCGGCGGCCCGCGCCCGCCTCGCCCAGCAGCGCGACCGGGATCTGCTCGACGCGCTGCTGAACGTGTCAGGTCCGGCCGGGAAAGAACCCGCGTGA
- a CDS encoding DUF47 domain-containing protein produces the protein MRFRLTPRETSFYDMFAASADNIVTGSKLLMELLGADASGRVEIAERMRAAEHAGDDATHAIFHQLNSSFITPFDREDIYNLASCLDDIMDFMEEAVDLVVLYQVEELPKGVEQQIEVLARAAVLTAEAMPSLRTMNNLTEYWIEVNRLENQADQIHRKLLAHLFNGKYDAMEVLKLKQIVDVLEEAADAFEHVANTVETIAVKES, from the coding sequence GTGCGCTTTCGTCTGACCCCCAGGGAGACGAGCTTCTACGACATGTTCGCCGCATCCGCGGACAACATCGTCACGGGCTCGAAGCTCCTCATGGAACTGCTCGGCGCGGACGCATCCGGCCGGGTCGAGATCGCGGAGCGGATGCGGGCAGCGGAGCACGCGGGAGACGACGCGACTCACGCGATCTTCCACCAGCTCAACTCCTCCTTCATCACGCCGTTCGACCGCGAGGACATCTACAACCTCGCCTCGTGTCTCGACGACATCATGGACTTCATGGAGGAGGCCGTCGACCTGGTCGTGCTCTACCAGGTCGAGGAGCTGCCCAAGGGCGTCGAGCAGCAGATCGAGGTGCTGGCCAGGGCGGCCGTGCTGACCGCTGAGGCGATGCCGAGCCTGCGGACCATGAACAACCTCACCGAGTACTGGATCGAGGTCAACCGGCTGGAGAACCAGGCCGACCAGATCCACCGCAAGCTGCTCGCGCACCTCTTCAACGGCAAGTACGACGCCATGGAGGTCCTGAAGCTCAAGCAGATCGTGGATGTGCTGGAAGAGGCGGCCGACGCGTTCGAGCACGTCGCCAACACGGTGGAGACCATCGCGGTCAAGGAGTCCTGA
- the pstA gene encoding phosphate ABC transporter permease PstA, with protein sequence MSDTAAAVETGQEQLPRVQGTPSLSARSLPRWAPAGFAAAAILIGVGIGTAAGLSSKVQWGLIAVVAFLALSYVTTALVENKRQAKDRFATSIIWVCFILAVIPLLSLLWTTVGHGVKDLSVNFLTHSMVGVLSSDQGGGVYHALVGTVEQVGIATVIAVPVGLLTAVYLVEYGKGALARAVTFFVDVMTGIPSIVAGLFILSIMLMTDTAPSGLMGSLALTILMIPVVVRSTEEMLKLVPNELREAALALGVPKWRMILKVVLPTAIGGITTGVMLAIARIAGETAPIMLLVFGSQMINTNPFKDGQSSLPYYIFEQYKLGEPPAIDRAWAAALVLIAFVMILNLVARGIARWKAPKTGR encoded by the coding sequence ATGAGCGACACAGCCGCAGCCGTAGAGACCGGGCAGGAGCAGCTCCCGCGCGTGCAGGGAACGCCGAGCCTCAGCGCGCGCAGCCTCCCCCGCTGGGCGCCCGCCGGATTCGCCGCCGCCGCGATCCTGATCGGCGTGGGCATCGGCACCGCCGCAGGGCTCAGCAGCAAGGTCCAGTGGGGCCTGATCGCCGTCGTCGCCTTCCTCGCGCTCTCCTACGTCACCACCGCGCTGGTCGAGAACAAGCGCCAGGCCAAGGACCGCTTCGCCACCAGCATCATCTGGGTCTGCTTCATCCTGGCCGTCATCCCGCTGCTCTCGCTGCTCTGGACGACCGTCGGCCACGGGGTGAAGGACCTCAGCGTCAACTTCCTCACCCACTCGATGGTCGGCGTCCTCTCGTCCGACCAGGGCGGCGGTGTCTACCACGCGCTGGTCGGCACCGTGGAGCAGGTCGGTATCGCCACGGTGATCGCCGTCCCGGTCGGCCTGCTGACCGCCGTCTATCTGGTGGAGTACGGCAAGGGCGCGCTGGCCAGGGCCGTGACGTTCTTCGTGGACGTCATGACCGGCATCCCGTCCATCGTCGCCGGCCTGTTCATCCTGTCGATCATGTTGATGACCGACACCGCGCCCTCGGGCCTGATGGGCTCACTCGCGCTGACGATCCTGATGATTCCGGTCGTGGTCCGCTCCACCGAGGAGATGCTCAAGCTCGTCCCGAACGAGCTGCGCGAAGCCGCGCTGGCCCTCGGCGTACCGAAGTGGCGCATGATCCTCAAGGTCGTCCTGCCGACCGCGATCGGCGGTATCACCACCGGTGTGATGCTGGCCATCGCGCGCATCGCCGGAGAGACCGCGCCGATCATGCTGCTGGTGTTCGGCAGCCAGATGATCAACACCAACCCGTTCAAGGACGGCCAGTCCTCCCTGCCGTACTACATCTTCGAGCAGTACAAGCTCGGCGAGCCGCCCGCGATCGACCGGGCCTGGGCAGCGGCACTGGTGCTGATCGCCTTCGTCATGATCCTGAACCTCGTCGCCCGCGGCATAGCCCGCTGGAAGGCACCGAAGACCGGCCGCTGA
- a CDS encoding dihydrofolate reductase family protein → MRTLAITENVTVDGSVEMLTDWFDPQAQGAPDMSDVMEESHRQDSRADALLVGRRTFEDFRGYWPKQTDDTTGITDYLNRVQKYVVSASLTDPQWENSTVLKGDPVEEVTALKEREGGKDIVLTGSITLAHTLIAAGLVDEYRLFVYPVVQGRGRRLFPEGYGIPQLRLLESKAFRGGITLQRYVPA, encoded by the coding sequence ATGCGCACCCTCGCCATCACCGAGAACGTCACCGTCGACGGCTCGGTCGAGATGCTCACGGACTGGTTCGACCCGCAGGCCCAGGGCGCCCCCGACATGAGCGACGTCATGGAGGAGAGCCACCGGCAGGACAGCCGGGCCGACGCCCTGCTGGTCGGCCGGCGGACCTTCGAGGACTTCCGGGGCTACTGGCCGAAGCAGACCGACGACACCACCGGCATCACCGACTACCTGAACCGGGTCCAGAAGTACGTGGTGTCCGCCTCGCTCACGGATCCGCAGTGGGAGAACTCGACCGTGCTGAAGGGCGATCCGGTCGAGGAGGTGACCGCGCTCAAGGAGCGGGAGGGCGGGAAGGACATCGTGCTCACCGGCAGCATCACCCTGGCGCACACGCTGATCGCGGCCGGTCTGGTGGACGAGTACCGCCTCTTCGTCTACCCCGTGGTCCAGGGCCGCGGCCGCCGTCTCTTCCCCGAGGGGTACGGGATCCCGCAGCTGCGGCTCCTGGAGTCGAAGGCCTTCCGCGGCGGGATCACCCTCCAGCGCTACGTACCGGCCTGA
- a CDS encoding CHAD domain-containing protein, which produces MPRPDPTATAGQLLARYLHDQAAEFLRSLRTYSDGDEEAARALRRSARRISGTLHTFRGHLDAAWADQLRSELAWLSGTLAREHAYAGRLARLLEALGRLSDGTASLPGPRDGTAPPAALAMGAARAGALLERQLTLARTRAHSAALQALGSSRFHAVADAVALLASDVPFAPAATTYATETLPPAAETAGRRLADAVAALPLHRAAHPYNAEGLSDAQDAPWHQVRLLLRLHRYAQEALHAGLDDRPGPDPRLYGAGQALDQHREAAEAAGAAASAARTPRIAPATAYALGVLHADQRHEVEAARYTFQQAWQRTAVSAP; this is translated from the coding sequence GTGCCACGTCCTGACCCGACGGCGACCGCGGGCCAGCTCCTCGCCCGCTATCTGCACGACCAGGCCGCGGAGTTCCTGCGCAGCCTGCGCACGTACTCGGACGGGGACGAGGAGGCCGCCCGCGCGCTGCGCCGGTCGGCCCGCCGCATCAGCGGCACGCTGCACACCTTCCGCGGCCACCTCGACGCGGCCTGGGCCGACCAGCTGCGGTCCGAACTGGCCTGGCTCTCCGGCACGCTGGCCCGCGAGCACGCGTACGCCGGGCGGCTGGCCCGGCTGCTCGAAGCGCTCGGCAGGCTCTCGGACGGTACGGCTTCGCTGCCCGGCCCGCGCGACGGGACGGCCCCGCCCGCCGCGCTCGCCATGGGCGCGGCGCGCGCCGGCGCGCTCCTGGAGCGGCAGCTGACCCTGGCCAGGACCCGCGCCCACTCGGCGGCGCTGCAGGCGCTGGGCTCCTCCCGATTCCACGCGGTCGCGGACGCCGTCGCCCTGCTGGCGTCGGACGTGCCGTTCGCGCCCGCCGCGACCACGTACGCCACCGAGACCCTGCCGCCCGCGGCCGAGACGGCGGGCCGCAGACTCGCGGACGCGGTGGCGGCACTACCGCTGCACCGGGCCGCGCACCCGTACAACGCGGAGGGGCTGAGCGACGCCCAGGACGCCCCCTGGCACCAGGTCCGGCTGCTGCTGCGGCTGCACCGCTACGCGCAGGAGGCCCTGCACGCGGGCCTGGACGACCGGCCGGGCCCCGACCCGCGGCTCTACGGCGCGGGCCAGGCCCTCGACCAGCACCGCGAAGCGGCCGAGGCCGCGGGGGCGGCCGCTTCGGCGGCCCGTACGCCCCGGATCGCCCCGGCGACGGCGTACGCACTGGGGGTGCTCCACGCCGACCAGCGCCACGAGGTCGAAGCCGCCCGCTACACCTTCCAGCAGGCCTGGCAGCGCACGGCGGTGAGCGCGCCATGA
- a CDS encoding RNA degradosome polyphosphate kinase, whose amino-acid sequence MSQQPSAEVPVKHLQPSVGSIAAHRPHTVAAAVPDLDPGIDADVDAYDESADGADAELPSGRFLDREQSWLAFNERVLELAEDPATPLLERANYLAIFASNLDEFFMVRVAGLKRRIATGVATRSASGFQPREVLEQIWTRSRELMARHAACYQQDVSAALADENIHLIRWDDLTDKEKARLFTFFRQRIFPVLTPLAVDPAHPFPYISGLSLNLAVVVRNPVSGHRHFARVKVPPLLTRFLEASPQRYVPVEDIIAAHLEELFPGMEVLAHHMFRVTRNEDLEVEEDDTENLLKALEKELMRRRFGPPVRLEVEESIDPYVLDLLVRELKMSEAEVYPLPGPLDLTGLFGIAMLDRPELQFPPFIAGTHRDLAEVESASAPDVFAALRERDVLLHHPYDSFSTSVQAFLEQAAGDPDVLAIKQTLYRTSGDSPIVDALIDAAESGKQVLVLVEIKARFDEQANIKWARKLEEAGCHVVYGLVGLKTHCKLSLVVRQEGDTLRRYSHVGTGNYHPKTARLYEDLGLLTADPQVGADLSDLFNRLSGYSRRETYRRLLVAPKSLRDGLVVRIDKEIAHQRAGRPAYVRIKVNSMVDEAVIDACYRAAQAGVPVDVWVRGICAIRPGVTGLSENIRVRSILGRFLEHSRVFAFGNGGEPEVWLGSSDMMHRNLDRRIEALVRVTDPAHRAALSRLLEAGMSDTTSSWHLGADGNWTRHATDAEGRPLRHVQEMLIDARRRRRATP is encoded by the coding sequence ATGAGCCAGCAGCCCAGTGCAGAGGTCCCGGTCAAGCACCTCCAGCCCTCCGTCGGTTCCATAGCAGCACACCGTCCGCACACCGTCGCGGCAGCCGTGCCCGACCTGGATCCGGGCATCGACGCCGACGTCGACGCGTACGACGAGTCCGCCGACGGCGCCGACGCCGAGCTGCCGTCCGGCCGCTTCCTCGACCGGGAGCAGAGCTGGCTCGCCTTCAACGAACGGGTGCTCGAACTGGCCGAGGATCCGGCGACCCCTCTCCTCGAACGGGCTAACTACCTCGCCATCTTCGCGAGCAACCTCGACGAGTTCTTCATGGTCCGGGTGGCCGGCCTCAAACGCCGTATCGCGACCGGTGTCGCCACCCGCTCGGCATCCGGCTTCCAGCCCCGCGAGGTGCTGGAGCAGATCTGGACCAGGTCGCGCGAGCTGATGGCCCGGCACGCCGCCTGCTACCAGCAGGACGTCTCGGCCGCACTCGCCGACGAGAACATCCACCTGATCCGCTGGGACGACCTGACCGACAAGGAGAAGGCCCGGCTCTTCACCTTCTTCCGGCAGCGGATCTTCCCGGTACTGACCCCGCTGGCCGTCGACCCCGCGCACCCCTTCCCGTACATCTCGGGGCTCTCGCTCAACCTCGCCGTGGTCGTCCGCAACCCGGTCAGCGGCCACCGCCACTTCGCCCGGGTCAAGGTGCCGCCGCTGCTCACCCGGTTCCTGGAGGCGTCGCCCCAGCGGTACGTGCCCGTCGAGGACATCATCGCGGCGCATCTGGAGGAGCTCTTCCCGGGCATGGAGGTGCTGGCGCACCACATGTTCCGGGTCACCAGGAACGAGGACCTGGAGGTCGAGGAGGACGACACCGAGAACCTCCTCAAGGCCCTGGAGAAGGAGCTGATGCGGCGCCGCTTCGGCCCGCCGGTCCGGCTGGAGGTCGAGGAGTCCATCGATCCGTACGTCCTCGACCTGCTGGTACGCGAGCTGAAGATGTCCGAGGCCGAGGTGTATCCGCTGCCCGGCCCGCTCGACCTCACCGGGCTCTTCGGCATCGCGATGCTGGACCGGCCCGAGCTGCAGTTCCCGCCGTTCATAGCGGGCACCCACCGCGACCTCGCCGAGGTCGAGTCCGCTTCGGCGCCCGACGTCTTCGCCGCGCTGCGGGAACGGGACGTGCTGCTGCACCACCCGTACGACTCGTTCTCCACCTCCGTCCAGGCCTTCCTGGAACAGGCGGCGGGCGACCCGGACGTGCTCGCCATCAAGCAGACCCTGTACCGGACTTCCGGCGACTCACCGATCGTGGACGCCCTGATCGACGCGGCCGAATCCGGCAAGCAGGTGCTCGTCCTGGTCGAGATCAAGGCCCGCTTCGACGAGCAGGCCAACATCAAGTGGGCCAGGAAGCTGGAGGAGGCGGGCTGCCATGTGGTCTACGGCCTGGTGGGGCTGAAGACGCACTGCAAACTCTCGCTCGTCGTACGGCAGGAGGGCGACACGCTGCGCCGCTACTCCCACGTCGGCACCGGCAACTACCACCCGAAGACGGCCAGGCTGTACGAGGACCTCGGGCTGCTCACCGCCGATCCGCAGGTCGGCGCGGACCTCTCCGACCTGTTCAACCGGCTCTCCGGCTACTCGCGGCGCGAGACCTACCGGCGGCTGCTCGTCGCCCCCAAGTCGCTGCGCGACGGCCTGGTCGTCCGGATCGACAAGGAGATCGCGCACCAGCGCGCGGGCCGCCCCGCCTACGTCCGTATCAAGGTCAACTCGATGGTCGACGAAGCGGTCATCGACGCCTGCTACCGGGCCGCGCAGGCCGGGGTGCCCGTCGACGTCTGGGTGCGCGGCATCTGCGCCATACGCCCCGGTGTCACCGGCCTCTCCGAGAACATCCGGGTCCGGTCGATACTGGGCCGATTCCTCGAACACTCCCGGGTGTTCGCCTTCGGCAACGGCGGCGAGCCCGAAGTGTGGCTGGGCAGCTCCGACATGATGCACCGCAACCTCGACCGCAGGATCGAAGCGCTGGTCCGCGTCACCGACCCGGCCCACCGCGCCGCCCTCAGCCGGCTCCTGGAGGCCGGCATGTCCGACACCACGTCCTCCTGGCACCTGGGGGCCGACGGCAACTGGACGCGCCACGCGACCGATGCCGAGGGCCGGCCGCTGCGTCATGTGCAGGAAATGTTGATAGACGCCAGGAGGCGCCGTCGTGCGACCCCTTGA
- the pstC gene encoding phosphate ABC transporter permease subunit PstC, with protein sequence MATTTQIDTPPPETPLHTPSGQSTGRLGDRVFMGLTRGSGVLLLVVMAAIAGFLTYRASIAISKDHGNFLTTFDWLPSQTPPVFGIAVLLVGTVISSVIAMVIAVPVAVGIALFISHYAPRRLATTLAYVVDLLAAVPSIIYGIWGALILVPYLGGLNGWLDQYFGWTYIFDQTQSGVSRNMLTVGILLAIMILPIVTSVSREVFLQVPRMNEEAALALGATRWEVIRLSVLPFGRSGVISASMLGLGRALGETMAVATVLSPSYVMSLHLLDPGGGTFAQNIAAKFDEANPLGRDALIASGLVLFVLTLLVNGAARLIIARRKEYSGANA encoded by the coding sequence ATGGCTACCACCACACAGATAGACACCCCTCCACCGGAAACCCCCCTCCACACCCCGTCCGGCCAGTCCACCGGCCGACTGGGCGACCGGGTCTTCATGGGCCTCACCAGAGGCTCGGGCGTCCTGCTCCTCGTGGTGATGGCAGCGATCGCGGGGTTCCTCACCTACCGCGCCTCCATCGCCATCTCGAAGGACCACGGCAACTTCCTCACGACGTTCGACTGGCTGCCCTCGCAGACACCGCCGGTCTTCGGCATCGCGGTCCTGCTCGTCGGCACCGTCATCAGCTCGGTCATCGCGATGGTCATCGCGGTCCCGGTCGCCGTCGGTATCGCGCTCTTCATCTCGCACTACGCACCGCGCAGGCTGGCCACCACCCTCGCGTACGTGGTGGACCTGCTGGCCGCGGTGCCGAGCATCATCTACGGCATCTGGGGCGCCCTGATCCTGGTGCCCTACCTCGGCGGGCTCAACGGCTGGCTCGACCAGTACTTCGGCTGGACGTACATCTTCGACCAGACGCAGTCCGGCGTCTCGCGGAACATGCTGACCGTCGGCATCCTGCTGGCGATCATGATCCTGCCGATCGTGACCAGCGTCAGCCGGGAGGTCTTCCTCCAGGTCCCACGGATGAACGAGGAAGCCGCGCTGGCCCTCGGCGCCACCCGCTGGGAGGTCATCCGGCTCTCCGTGCTGCCGTTCGGACGCTCCGGTGTCATCTCGGCCTCGATGCTGGGCCTGGGCCGCGCACTCGGCGAGACGATGGCCGTCGCCACGGTCCTCTCCCCCAGCTACGTGATGTCACTGCACCTGCTCGATCCGGGCGGCGGCACCTTCGCCCAGAACATCGCGGCGAAGTTCGACGAGGCCAACCCGCTGGGGCGTGACGCCCTGATCGCGTCCGGTCTGGTCCTCTTCGTCCTGACCCTGCTCGTGAACGGCGCGGCCCGGCTGATCATCGCCCGCCGCAAGGAGTACTCGGGGGCCAACGCATGA
- a CDS encoding inorganic phosphate transporter: MDTFTLIVTIAVALGFTYTNGFHDSANAIATSVSTRALTPRAALAMAAVMNLAGAFLGSGVAKTVSEGLIATPKGQQGMGILFSALVGAIVWNLITWYFGLPSSSSHALFGGLVGAALAGGTLVHWSGVVEKIVIPMLLSPVVGLVVGYLVMVAILWMFRKANPHKAKRGFRIAQTVSAAGMALGHGLQDAQKTMGVVMMALVISGHETFQDAIPVWVKLVCALMLSLGTYAGGWRIMRTLGRKIIELDPPQGFAAETTGAAIMFGSSYLFQAPISTTHVITSAIMGVGATKRPRAVRWGVAKNIVLGWFITMPAAAVVGALAYWVVMLIF; this comes from the coding sequence GTGGACACCTTCACTCTGATCGTGACCATCGCTGTCGCGCTCGGATTCACTTACACGAACGGCTTCCACGACTCCGCCAACGCCATCGCGACCTCGGTGTCCACCCGTGCGCTGACCCCGCGTGCGGCCCTGGCGATGGCCGCTGTGATGAACCTCGCGGGCGCCTTCCTGGGCAGCGGCGTCGCCAAGACCGTCAGTGAGGGCCTCATCGCCACGCCCAAGGGGCAGCAGGGGATGGGCATCCTCTTCTCGGCGCTGGTCGGAGCGATCGTCTGGAACCTGATCACCTGGTACTTCGGGCTGCCGTCCTCGTCATCGCACGCCCTGTTCGGCGGCCTGGTCGGCGCCGCGCTCGCGGGCGGCACGCTGGTGCACTGGAGCGGGGTGGTCGAGAAGATCGTCATCCCGATGCTCCTGTCCCCGGTCGTCGGTCTGGTGGTCGGCTATCTGGTGATGGTCGCGATCCTGTGGATGTTCCGCAAGGCCAACCCGCACAAGGCGAAGCGCGGATTCCGTATCGCCCAGACGGTCTCCGCCGCGGGTATGGCGCTCGGCCACGGTCTCCAGGACGCGCAGAAGACCATGGGTGTGGTCATGATGGCGCTGGTCATCTCGGGTCACGAGACCTTCCAGGACGCGATCCCTGTCTGGGTCAAGCTGGTCTGCGCGCTGATGCTCTCGCTCGGTACGTACGCGGGCGGCTGGCGCATCATGCGGACCCTCGGCCGCAAGATCATCGAGCTGGACCCGCCGCAGGGCTTCGCGGCTGAGACCACCGGTGCCGCGATCATGTTCGGCTCGTCGTACCTCTTCCAGGCGCCGATCTCGACCACGCATGTCATCACCTCGGCGATCATGGGTGTGGGAGCGACCAAGCGCCCGCGCGCGGTGCGCTGGGGCGTGGCCAAGAACATCGTGCTCGGCTGGTTCATCACCATGCCGGCCGCCGCGGTCGTCGGGGCCCTCGCCTACTGGGTCGTCATGCTGATCTTCTGA